From one Gemmobacter sp. genomic stretch:
- a CDS encoding YnfA family protein, translated as MTVHASALALYALAAAAEIAGCFAFWAWLRLDRSPLWLLPGMAALALFAWALTRVDSDFAGRAYAAYGGVYIAASLLWLWLAEGQAPNRWDLAGAALCLAGAAVILAGASARA; from the coding sequence ATGACGGTCCATGCCAGCGCGCTCGCGCTCTATGCGCTGGCGGCGGCGGCCGAGATTGCGGGCTGTTTCGCCTTCTGGGCCTGGCTGCGGCTGGATCGCAGCCCGCTGTGGCTCTTGCCCGGCATGGCCGCGCTGGCGCTGTTCGCCTGGGCGCTGACGCGGGTGGACAGCGATTTCGCCGGCCGCGCCTATGCGGCCTATGGCGGGGTCTATATCGCCGCGTCGCTGCTATGGCTGTGGCTGGCCGAGGGGCAGGCGCCCAACCGCTGGGATCTGGCCGGGGCGGCGCTGTGCCTGGCGGGGGCGGCGGTCATCCTGGCCGGCGCCTCAGCCCGCGCCTGA
- a CDS encoding glycerophosphodiester phosphodiesterase has protein sequence MRAYPFLDGPVPTAFAHRGGSLEAEENTMPAFQHAVSLGYGHVELDVHLTADGAVVVHHDASLLRVFGVDLAVADLTLADLAGIRSPGGATVPLLADVLHAFPRLRVNVEAKADAVTGPLAQVIRRADALGRVCVGSFRPRRTAALRADLGRDLCWSPAHWGVARLWGAGWGLPLPSGFPVVQVPLEWRGIRIVTPRFVQAAHRRGIRVQVWTVDDAATMDHLLDIGVDGLMTDRPSLLRQVLERRGQWSGAG, from the coding sequence ATGCGCGCATATCCCTTTCTGGACGGCCCGGTCCCGACTGCCTTTGCCCATCGCGGCGGCAGTCTGGAGGCGGAGGAAAATACGATGCCGGCCTTTCAGCATGCGGTATCGCTGGGCTATGGGCATGTGGAACTGGATGTTCACCTGACTGCCGATGGTGCGGTTGTGGTGCATCACGATGCCAGCCTGCTGCGTGTGTTCGGGGTGGACCTTGCGGTTGCCGACCTGACGCTGGCCGATCTGGCCGGCATCCGCAGCCCGGGCGGTGCCACCGTGCCCCTGCTGGCGGATGTGTTGCACGCCTTCCCCCGGCTGAGGGTGAATGTCGAGGCCAAGGCCGATGCGGTCACCGGCCCGCTGGCACAAGTGATCCGGCGGGCGGATGCGCTGGGGCGGGTTTGCGTGGGGTCGTTCCGGCCCCGGCGCACGGCGGCGCTGCGGGCCGATCTGGGCCGCGATCTGTGCTGGTCGCCGGCGCATTGGGGCGTGGCGCGACTGTGGGGGGCGGGCTGGGGCCTGCCCTTGCCCAGTGGCTTTCCGGTGGTGCAGGTGCCGCTGGAATGGCGGGGGATCCGCATCGTCACCCCGCGTTTCGTGCAGGCGGCGCATCGGCGCGGGATCCGCGTGCAGGTCTGGACGGTGGACGATGCCGCGACGATGGATCATCTGCTGGACATCGGCGTCGATGGGCTGATGACCGACCGTCCCAGCCTGTTGCGCCAGGTGCTGGAACGGCGGGGCCAGTGGTCAGGCGCGGGCTGA
- the surE gene encoding 5'/3'-nucleotidase SurE, translating to MRILLTNDDGINAPGLEVLTAIAHDIAGPEGEVWTVAPAFEQSGVGHCISYTRPMMVAKLGHRRYAAEGSPADCVLAGLYDVLQGARPDLVLSGVNRGNNAAENTLYSGTIGGAMEAALQGLPAIALSQYLGPDTLDLEDEFDAARVHGTAVVRNLLDKGIWDHGTDYRVFYNVNFPPMDAARVKGVKISAQGYRRDAFFGVEPHSSPSGRKFLWIKGGPQHMPTAPGTDAAANLDGFISVTPMRCDLTAHDMLADLEARFA from the coding sequence ATGCGCATCCTTCTGACCAACGACGATGGTATCAACGCCCCCGGGCTGGAGGTGCTGACCGCCATCGCCCATGACATCGCCGGCCCCGAGGGCGAGGTCTGGACGGTCGCCCCCGCCTTCGAACAATCGGGCGTCGGCCATTGCATCAGCTACACCCGCCCGATGATGGTGGCCAAGCTGGGCCACCGCCGCTATGCCGCCGAAGGCAGCCCGGCCGATTGCGTGCTGGCCGGCCTTTACGACGTGTTGCAGGGTGCGCGCCCCGATCTGGTGCTGTCGGGCGTCAACCGGGGCAACAACGCGGCTGAAAACACGCTGTATTCCGGCACCATCGGCGGCGCGATGGAGGCGGCGTTGCAGGGCCTGCCCGCCATCGCCCTGTCGCAATACCTGGGCCCCGACACGCTGGACCTGGAAGACGAATTCGACGCCGCCCGCGTCCATGGCACCGCCGTGGTGCGCAACCTGCTGGACAAGGGCATCTGGGATCACGGCACCGATTACCGCGTGTTCTACAACGTCAACTTCCCGCCGATGGATGCCGCGCGGGTCAAGGGCGTCAAGATCAGCGCGCAGGGCTATCGCCGCGATGCGTTCTTCGGGGTGGAACCGCACAGTTCGCCATCGGGACGCAAGTTCCTGTGGATCAAGGGCGGCCCGCAGCACATGCCGACCGCGCCGGGCACCGATGCCGCGGCAAACCTTGACGGCTTCATCTCGGTCACGCCGATGCGCTGCGACCTGACCGCCCACGACATGCTGGCCGATCTCGAGGCCCGCTTCGCATGA
- a CDS encoding protein-L-isoaspartate O-methyltransferase has protein sequence MTGDEGQDNSETLAERKMRFLFSLRSRGVTDKRVLEAMERVDRGAFVRGHFADRAYDDMPLPIACGQTISQPSVVGLMTQALEVGPRDIVLEVGTGSGYQAAVLSQLARRVYTVDRHRRLVREAQGVFTALGLHNIVARTGDGCLGTRPAGTARDAPGLPLPRGRDGGAGQAPFGEQAPFDRIIVTAAAEDPPPTLLDQLRIGGIMVLPVGQSDAVQQLVRVRRLEHGFDYEDLRPVRFVPLVEGVAPD, from the coding sequence ATGACAGGGGACGAGGGGCAGGACAATTCCGAAACCCTCGCCGAACGCAAGATGCGGTTTCTTTTCTCCCTGCGCTCGCGCGGGGTCACCGACAAGCGGGTGCTGGAGGCGATGGAGCGGGTGGACCGCGGCGCCTTCGTGCGCGGCCATTTCGCCGACCGCGCCTATGACGACATGCCCCTGCCCATCGCCTGCGGCCAGACGATCAGCCAGCCTTCGGTGGTCGGCCTGATGACCCAGGCTTTGGAGGTGGGGCCAAGGGATATCGTGCTGGAGGTGGGCACCGGATCGGGCTACCAGGCCGCCGTTCTCAGCCAGCTGGCGCGCCGGGTCTATACCGTGGACCGCCACCGCCGCCTTGTGCGCGAAGCGCAGGGGGTGTTCACCGCCCTTGGCCTGCACAACATCGTGGCGCGCACCGGCGATGGCTGCCTGGGCACCCGCCCTGCCGGCACCGCCCGCGACGCCCCGGGCCTGCCGCTGCCGCGCGGGCGCGACGGGGGGGCCGGGCAGGCGCCGTTCGGCGAACAGGCGCCCTTTGACCGCATCATCGTGACCGCTGCGGCCGAAGATCCGCCGCCCACCCTCTTGGACCAGTTGCGTATCGGGGGTATCATGGTGCTGCCGGTCGGTCAGTCCGACGCGGTGCAACAGCTTGTCCGGGTCCGCAGGCTGGAACATGGGTTCGATTACGAAGACCTTCGCCCGGTGCGTTTCGTGCCGCTGGTCGAAGGGGTGGCACCCGACTGA
- a CDS encoding LysM peptidoglycan-binding domain-containing M23 family metallopeptidase — translation MVLSPIRNAGLRRPLAMTALAVLLAGCTGQGDGFDWDLRAPTAGNTADAARNSTAERPRADDRGVISYPGYQVVIARRNDTVASVAARLGIDATELGRTNAIQPDLALHGGEVLVLPRRVSEPMVATGTTGRVDVGAIATTALDRVSPATTPAAIIPAAPAAKPAATRPATQTGTEPVRHKVKRGESAYTVARLYNVTPRALAEWNGLGADLALREGQTLLIPPANGAAPPPFAVETSAAPAPGRGSATPQPPSAAKPLPAENPARAGGKVENPPPSPTLPTTTSSRLAMPASGNVIRAYQKGKYDGIGIGAATGSPVRAAGDGTVAAITRDTGQVPIIVIRHEGNLLTVYANVDGITVAKDAKVTRGQQIGTVRAGNPSFLHFEVRRGSDSVDPMSMLQ, via the coding sequence ATGGTTCTTTCCCCCATCCGCAATGCCGGCCTGCGCCGGCCGCTGGCCATGACCGCGCTGGCGGTTCTGCTGGCAGGTTGCACGGGCCAGGGCGACGGGTTCGACTGGGATCTGCGCGCCCCCACCGCCGGCAACACCGCCGATGCCGCCCGCAACAGCACCGCCGAACGCCCGCGCGCCGATGACCGGGGGGTGATCTCGTACCCTGGCTATCAGGTGGTGATCGCGCGCCGCAACGATACCGTCGCCTCGGTCGCCGCGCGGCTGGGGATCGACGCAACGGAACTGGGGCGCACCAATGCCATCCAGCCCGACCTTGCGCTGCATGGCGGCGAAGTGCTGGTGCTGCCGCGCCGGGTGTCGGAACCCATGGTGGCCACCGGCACCACCGGCCGGGTCGATGTGGGCGCCATCGCCACCACCGCGCTGGACCGGGTTTCGCCTGCGACCACGCCGGCCGCCATCATCCCCGCCGCGCCCGCCGCCAAGCCCGCGGCCACCCGCCCCGCGACCCAGACCGGGACAGAGCCGGTGCGCCACAAGGTGAAGCGCGGCGAATCCGCCTATACCGTTGCGCGGCTGTACAACGTCACCCCGCGTGCGCTGGCGGAATGGAACGGCCTTGGCGCCGATCTTGCGCTGCGCGAAGGGCAGACGCTGCTGATCCCGCCGGCCAATGGCGCGGCACCGCCGCCCTTTGCCGTGGAAACCAGCGCCGCGCCGGCGCCGGGACGCGGGTCGGCCACGCCGCAGCCCCCTTCGGCCGCGAAACCCCTGCCTGCCGAAAACCCGGCCCGCGCAGGCGGCAAGGTGGAAAACCCGCCGCCCTCGCCCACGCTGCCCACGACCACCTCGTCCAGACTGGCGATGCCGGCCAGCGGCAACGTCATCCGCGCCTATCAGAAGGGCAAGTATGACGGCATCGGCATCGGAGCCGCCACCGGCAGCCCGGTGCGCGCCGCAGGCGATGGCACGGTAGCCGCGATCACCCGCGATACCGGGCAGGTGCCGATCATCGTGATCCGGCACGAAGGCAACCTGCTGACCGTCTATGCCAATGTCGATGGCATCACCGTGGCCAAGGATGCCAAGGTCACGCGCGGCCAGCAGATCGGCACCGTCCGGGCCGGCAACCCGTCGTTCCTGCATTTCGAGGTGCGGCGCGGGTCCGACAGCGTGGATCCCATGTCGATGCTGCAATGA